Proteins found in one Triticum urartu cultivar G1812 chromosome 4, Tu2.1, whole genome shotgun sequence genomic segment:
- the LOC125550099 gene encoding serine/threonine-protein phosphatase PP1-like translates to MNGAALDNVIRRLLEVRRGRPGKQQVQQVQLGEGEIRQLCGAAKDVFMRQPNLLQLDAPIKIAGDIHGQYTDLIRLFELGGFPPQHKYLFLGDYVDRGKQSIETICLLLAYKLRYPEHFFLLRGNHECASVNRVYGFYDECKRRYSVRLWRHFSDCFNCMPVAALVESRILCMHGGLSPDLRHIRDIAGLPRPVDVPDTGLLCDLLWSDPGGAAGWGPNERGVSYTFGADVVAAFMERHDLDLVCRAHQVVEDGYEFFAGRRMVTVFSAPNYCGEFDNAGALMCVDDDLTCSFQILKPADNRQRRFAFGMGSSASTTSRGIRSPWC, encoded by the exons ATGAACGGTGCGGCGCTAGACAACGTGATCCGGCGGCTGCTGGAGGTGCGGCGGGGGCGGCCGGGGAAGCAGCAAGTGCAGCAGGTGCAGCTGGGCGAGGGGGAGATCCGGCAGCTCTGCGGCGCCGCCAAGGACGTCTTCATGCGCCAGCCCAACCTGCTCCAGCTCGACGCCCCCATCAAGATCGCCG GTGACATCCACGGGCAGTACACGGATCTCATCCGACTCTTCGAGCTGGGCGGCTTCCCGCCGCAGCACAAGTACCTGTTCCTGGGCGACTACGTGGACCGCGGCAAGCAGAGCATCGAGACCATCTGCCTGCTGCTCGCCTACAAGCTCCGGTACCCGGAGCACTTCTTCCTCCTCCGCGGCAACCACGAGTGCGCCTCCGTCAACCGCGTCTACGGCTTCTACGACGAGTGCAAGCGCCGCTACTCCGTCCGCCTCTGGCGCCACTTCTCCGACTGCTTCAACTGCATGCCCGTCGCCGCCCTCGTCGAGTCGCGCATCCTCTGCATGCACGGCGGCCTCTCCCCGGACCTCCGCCACATCCGCGACATCGCCGGCCTCCCCAGGCCAGTCGACGTCCCCGACACCGGCCTCCTCTGCGACCTCCTCTGGTCCGACCCCGGCGGCGCCGCGGGGTGGGGGCCCAATGAGAGGGGCGTGTCGTACACGTTCGGGGCGGACGTGGTGGCGGCCTTCATGGAGAGGCACGACCTGGACCTCGTGTGCCGGGCGCACCAGGTGGTGGAGGACGGCTACGAGTTCTTCGCCGGGAGGAGGATGGTCACCGTCTTCTCCGCGCCCAACTACTGCGGCGAGTTCGACAACGCCGGCGCCCTCATGTGCGTCGACGACGACCTCACCTGCTCGTTCCAGATACTCAAGCCCGCGGACAACAGGCAGCGGCGTTTCGCCTTCGGCATGGGATCATCCGCATCTACTACTAGCAGGGGGATCCGATCACCGTGGTGCTAA